The DNA sequence GTTTCTGTATAAGAGCCTTGCACTATAACCAGCTGCCGGAGGGTTTTTTCGGGCATCTCGGACGAAGAGGCTGTTGGCATAGCAGTGCTTACTAAAGCAGAGCTTATCGAAGCAGTTTTTAGCGGAGCGGCATTTACTGAAGCGGCATTTACAGAAGAAGTGTTCGGCGAAACAGTGTTTAGCGCAGCTGTACTTACCGAAGCGGTGTTTACCGAAGGACTGCTTAAACTTGGGCTTTGTGCAGACAATATTTTATCCGCAGGTCCATCAAGAGAAGGTCTTTGTACCTCGGTTTTAGGCCCGACATGAAGCCTGAGCTTTGCTTTTTTAGCCCTTTCTCTTTCTATATAAAGTTTGTATATAACCGAAGAAACAAACCATGTTAAAAATACGCCTATACCCCAGGCTAAAACAATCAATAAGACGGCAAGAGTTTTGGATTTTTTTTCCTGTTTTGTAAAGCCATCCTTATATTCCTTTTTAAGCCGTTCAAAACTGTTTTGTACGGCATCGAATTCCTTTAACACAGGCAAAAAAGTTTTTGCTGAAGAATCTCCGGTAAGTTCAAACTCCTGCCTCCAAGCCTCTATACTTTTAAAAAGTTTATCATTTGAGCTCTCATAATCATTGTATGCAAACCTTAAGTTAGAATCGTTTTTGTCGGCAGCTGAAAGTTTTTTTAAATTTTCAAAAGAATTGGCCGTTTCTTTTATCCTTGCTTTAAGGTTTTGAACCGAAAATTCCCCATCCTTGCATGCAGTTCTATACATATCCGCTTTTAAACTTGCAAGATAAAACCTATACTCAAGTAAATAATCCGTCTTGAGCTGAAAATCCGACGAAGGTTTTGCAGCAATAAAAAAAGCCGCTCCTCCTATCCCTATCGCCAAAGCAATACCGCACAAAGCAAAAACAATTTTTATGTAGTTTTTCATTCCAAGGTCCTTTACATAATCCTTAAATACCCATACATTAGAAGTATGAAAATTTTGCATACCGCCGATCTGCATTTGGGGAAAAGCCTATATGAATCTCCCCAGATAGAAAGACAGAAAAAAATGCTCGATGATATTCATAAAATTCTTCTAAAAGACGATTATGCAGCCCTTATTATTGCAGGCGATATCTACGACCGTTCTATTCCTCCTGCAGAATATGTAGCTCTCTTCGATTCATTTTTATCCGCCGTCCATAAGGATTGTCCCAATACAGCCGTGTTTATCATACCCGGAAACCATGACTCCGCCGAAAGGCTCTCCTTCGGCTCCAAAATTTTAAGCTCGAGTAATATCCACATTGCTGCAGGCATCGGCAAATTATGCTCGCCTATCATTATAGCACAAAATGGAGAAAAAGTTCAATTTTTTTTAATGCCTTTTTTACATTTAGGCTCATTTTCCGAAGAAAATTCGGAGTTAAAGTTGACATCTCAGTCCGAGATGGCTCAAGAAGCCTCCCGCCGTTTAAAAGAGGCTGTAGACCCCTCAATGCCTTCGGTCTTGGCAGCCCATATTTTTACCATAAACGGAGAAAGCTCCTCCTCTGAAAGAGCTTTTTTAGGCACTGCGGAATATGTTTCGCCCGCTCTATTCGATTTTTTTACCTATACGGCCTTGGGACACTTGCACAAAATGCAGAAAGTTACCGACAGAATGTACTATTCCGGAGCCCCCCTTACATACGCCTTTGATGAATGTTCAACCGAAAAAGTTGTCCTATCCGTAGATATAGACTGTAAAACGCAAGGCTTCCCGGTAAGGGTCGAAAAAATTCCGATTAGCCCATTGCGGAAGATGAACCGTTTAGAGGGCAGCTTTTTCGACTTTTTTAATACGGATAAATTCGATGCATATAAAGACGATTTTTTAGAAATAAATCTTACAGGTTCTGCCGTTATTCAAAGCCCTATGAGCCTTTTGCAGCAAAAATTTCCCTATCTTTTAAACCTGCATCAAGAAGCCGTCGCCGCCGAATTAAAAGACGAGGAGCAAATTCATATATTAAAAAAGAACATTGAAGACGAAGATGTCATCTTCGAAAACTTTATGCTTTTTGAAAAGGCCATAGACGAAGAGCCCTCCGCAAAAAAACAAGAGCTTTTCAAAAGCCTTTGCAGAGAGCAGTTTACATAAGAGCCATTACCGGAGGAATAAATTTGAAGCCTGAAATTTTAAAACTAACCAATATAGGCCCCTTTCGAGGAACTCACACAATAGATTTTAGCCTCATGGATTCTATTTTTTTGGTATGCGGAAAAACCGGTGCCGGAAAAACAACTATCTTCGATGCAATCTCTTATGCCTTTTATTCAAAGCCTTTGGGGAGCCGCTCCCAAATTACCCGCAGCCTCCGAAGTCAGTTTGCCTCCGAAACGGAAACGGCCGAGGTTGAGCTTATCTTTACTATGGGACCTGCCAAATACAGGATTTTTAGAAGGCTCCCTTTTTTACGCCCGGGAAAGAAAAACGAAAGCCCTGAAGAATCGGCCCTAGCCCAATGGGACGGCAAAACTTGGAAAGATTTAAGCTCTACAAATAAGCGGGACACGGATAAAAAAATATTGAACATAATAAACCTAAACGAAAAAGAATTTGCCCGCATTGTCCTCCTCCCTCAAGGCGAATTCGCCGCTTTTTTACGCGAAAACTCAAGCCAAAAAAAAGAAACCCTTGAAGAGCTTTTTCCGATTTCACGCTACACCAAAATAATGGAAAATCTAAAGGAAAGAGAAAAAGCGGAGTCCTATAAAATAAAAAACACGCAAGATGCCCTTGAAGCCCTCGGAAAAGAATTCGATGCCGATTCCTATCCTTCAAAAAAAGAAAGTTTTGAAAAAGAGATAGAACTTATCAAAAAAAATTATAACAAAATATCAAAAAAAATCGAGGAAAAAATCTCCGAAAAAGAACAGGCAAAGGTTCTCAAAGAAAAAAAAGAAGAACTTATAACAATAAAAACAAGGCTCGAAAATCTTAATGCCCATAAAGAAGAAATAGGCCTAATGGAAGAAGCTGTCGAAAAAGCCCGCAGAGCATCCTCTCTTGCAGTGCTTGCCGATTCCGTAAGCAAACTGAAAAACAACATAGCCGAATATAAAGACGACATCGAAAAAAAGATAAAGGATTTAAATGCCGTAACCCAAGTTTTGGATTCTCTTAAAGTGCAAGAAAAAGAAATCGAAGCCGAAAAAGAAAACAATACGGCCCTAAAGCAAAGTCTCGACCGCCTCAAAAGGGCTGCCGAGGTATACAAAGAAATAGAAGAACGCTCTTATGAAAAAAAAGGTCTTTCTTTACAAAAAAAAGAAAATACCGAAAAACTTGCTCAAACCGAAAAAAATATTCAAGAACTAAAGGACAAAGTTTCGGAATACCTTGAAATAATCAGCGAACTCGATAACAGAAAAGAAATGGCTGAAACCTCAAGCCAAAAACTTTCTTACCTAAAAAGACTTTTTGATATTGCCGTAAAAAAAGAAAAAACCTCAAAGCTCTACACAACCCATAAGGCGGCCGCCGAAAAAAACTACAACGATTTACAGTTAATTTTAAAGGACATCGAAATCGAAAAAGAGCTTTTTGAAAAACTTAAAAAAGAAAAAAAAGATTTGGAAATAAATGCAGAAGCCTCAGCCCTTGCCGTTCACTTAAAAGACGGAGAGCCATGCCCTGTCTGCGGCTCAATCCATCACCCTTCCCCCGCCGTCGAAAATACGGAAAGTATTTTTTCGCTGGACGAAAAAATACAAAAATGCGAACGCAGCATCGAAAAGTTTAATCACGATAAGGAGAACTTCAGCAACAGCCTCACAGCCCGCAATAAAGATGCGGACTGGCACAAGGAGCAGCTGGCAGAGCTTGACCGATCTTTTTTCAATCTGAATGAAGAATTTAAAAACGCTTCCTTTATTTTTAAAGAGATGCCCTCAGAAAAAACAATAGAAGACATCCTTCCGCAAGCCGGAAAGGAAGCCGAAAAAGACTCCCTTCTTTTTAAAGAAGCCCAAACCGCAAATACTTCAAAAATAAATTTGGAGCAAAAGCTTTCTTCTATCCAAACCCAAAAAGAAGCTCTAACGGAAGCTCTTACAAATATCAAGATAAAAGAAAGCGAGTTAAACACAATCCTCCATGAAAAGAAAAAGCAATATGATGATGCCTTTAAATCTATCCCCTCCGATATCCAAAAAGAAAATATAGATGACACTATCGAGGGCTGTAATGAAATGATTTTTGCCTCCGACCGCAAAATAAGCGGTTATGAGGAAAGGCTCAAAGAAAACAATGACCGCCATACAAGCATAAAGGCGGGGCTTATTCAAAGACAGGAACAGTTGGCCAAATGGGAAAAATCTTTATTGGAAGAAGAAGAAAATTTAAAAGATTCTTTTGAGCGTAAAGGATTTTCCTCCTTAAAAGAGCTTTTAGATTCTATTTTACTTGAAGAAAAAATCGCCGATTTTGAAGAAACCATAACAAAATTTAAAGAAGAAAAAATTACCTTGGAACATTCCGCTGCCGGCCTCGAAAAAGATATTGAAGGCAAAACTTTTATTCAACCCGAAAAGCTTGAAGACGAAATTATAATCTTGCAAAAAAATCTTGATGAAGAACAAGACCGCCTTGCAGAAATAAAAAGCGCCCTCGACAAGCTCAAAGACCTTTTTGAAAGACGACAGAGCCTTTTAAACGAATTAAAACAAAGAGCCGAAGATGCTCAACTTATAACCGAGCTTTCTTTAAGTTTAAACGGCAGCAATAAATACAAACTGAAATTCGATATTTGGATGCTCTCGGCCTTTTTACGCGAAATAATCGTCTATGCCAACACCCGCCTTGAACGCATGAGCGGCGGACGCTATATCTTAAAGTTGAGCAAGGAGCTTTCGGGCAACAATCTTTCAGGATTGGACATGGAAATTTATGATGCCTATACGGGCGGCATCCGTCCCACAGCCAGCCTTTCGGGAGGAGAAACCTTTATGGTTTCCATAAGCTTAGCCCTCGGTCTTGCCGACTCCATTCAAACAAGAAGCGGAGGCATAAGATTGGATTCAATGTTTATAGATGAGGGCTTCGGCAGCCTCGATGAAGCAAGCCTTGAAAACGCCATAAGTATTCTCGATGAGGTAAGGGGTAACCGCATGGTCGGGATAATTTCCCATGTCAGCGAGCTAAAAAACCGCATCCCCCAAAAAATCGAAATAGAAAAAACCGCCAACGGCTCAACAATAAAGATAAGAGGTTAAGCATTTCCGGCTGGAATTTTTCTCTTTTTTATGATATAGTACCGCATTATCGTTTATAAAACCATTCGGGAGAAATTTATGTCGATTTTTCAAGCTATTATTTTAGGGGCAGTTCAAGGCTTAGCCGAATTTCTGCCTATTTCAAGCTCAGGCCATTTAGCCATTGTAGAATATTTTTTTAAACAAGAAGACCTTCCTATCCTTTTTGATATACTCCTGCATGTAGCAACCCTTGCAGCTGTCTGCACGGTTTTTGCAAAAAGAATAGCCGGTCTTTTTTGCGTTTTAGGCCGATTTATCATCAGAAAATCCAAACCTGAAGATAAGGACGATCTTATGATGATAGCAGCCATTATAGTTGCAACCGCAGTAACGGGAGTAATAGGTCTTTTATTAAAAGATTGGGTAAAAGCCATTGATATTCGTCTAATACCCCTCTTCTTTATCATAACAGGGCTTCTTTTAATCGCATCGTCCAAGATAAAACACAATAAACCGGCAAAAAACGTAACTCTCCTTACGGCAGCTATTACAGGCCTTGCTCAAGGCATAGGGGTTATCCCCGGTATTTCGCGTTCGGGCAGCACCATTTCAGCCTCTCTTTTTGCAGGACTTG is a window from the Treponema denticola genome containing:
- a CDS encoding methyl-accepting chemotaxis protein, which produces MKNYIKIVFALCGIALAIGIGGAAFFIAAKPSSDFQLKTDYLLEYRFYLASLKADMYRTACKDGEFSVQNLKARIKETANSFENLKKLSAADKNDSNLRFAYNDYESSNDKLFKSIEAWRQEFELTGDSSAKTFLPVLKEFDAVQNSFERLKKEYKDGFTKQEKKSKTLAVLLIVLAWGIGVFLTWFVSSVIYKLYIERERAKKAKLRLHVGPKTEVQRPSLDGPADKILSAQSPSLSSPSVNTASVSTAALNTVSPNTSSVNAASVNAAPLKTASISSALVSTAMPTASSSEMPEKTLRQLVIVQGSYTETAPVRIGDSPVSIESSPVYLKLQNDYEELKEMSDELNGAYNELQTKYNELGSSYKELQESLKQGDEKKSEKCETVKLFLSDIQMEAAEAQEDAQAAQELVDTFQGGHKLFKSTYEKIVHINQSIADIQEMAEVIAGIAEQTKMLSMNAAIEAAHAGDAGKGFAVVAEELGRLAAASVESSAGIGKTVIEVVKNISFMAKSSEDLDKAFNDINIKTNQVYTTVMNFSDRMIQTFQKTDNVLKGLDTI
- the sbcD gene encoding exonuclease subunit SbcD, producing the protein MKILHTADLHLGKSLYESPQIERQKKMLDDIHKILLKDDYAALIIAGDIYDRSIPPAEYVALFDSFLSAVHKDCPNTAVFIIPGNHDSAERLSFGSKILSSSNIHIAAGIGKLCSPIIIAQNGEKVQFFLMPFLHLGSFSEENSELKLTSQSEMAQEASRRLKEAVDPSMPSVLAAHIFTINGESSSSERAFLGTAEYVSPALFDFFTYTALGHLHKMQKVTDRMYYSGAPLTYAFDECSTEKVVLSVDIDCKTQGFPVRVEKIPISPLRKMNRLEGSFFDFFNTDKFDAYKDDFLEINLTGSAVIQSPMSLLQQKFPYLLNLHQEAVAAELKDEEQIHILKKNIEDEDVIFENFMLFEKAIDEEPSAKKQELFKSLCREQFT
- a CDS encoding AAA family ATPase produces the protein MKPEILKLTNIGPFRGTHTIDFSLMDSIFLVCGKTGAGKTTIFDAISYAFYSKPLGSRSQITRSLRSQFASETETAEVELIFTMGPAKYRIFRRLPFLRPGKKNESPEESALAQWDGKTWKDLSSTNKRDTDKKILNIINLNEKEFARIVLLPQGEFAAFLRENSSQKKETLEELFPISRYTKIMENLKEREKAESYKIKNTQDALEALGKEFDADSYPSKKESFEKEIELIKKNYNKISKKIEEKISEKEQAKVLKEKKEELITIKTRLENLNAHKEEIGLMEEAVEKARRASSLAVLADSVSKLKNNIAEYKDDIEKKIKDLNAVTQVLDSLKVQEKEIEAEKENNTALKQSLDRLKRAAEVYKEIEERSYEKKGLSLQKKENTEKLAQTEKNIQELKDKVSEYLEIISELDNRKEMAETSSQKLSYLKRLFDIAVKKEKTSKLYTTHKAAAEKNYNDLQLILKDIEIEKELFEKLKKEKKDLEINAEASALAVHLKDGEPCPVCGSIHHPSPAVENTESIFSLDEKIQKCERSIEKFNHDKENFSNSLTARNKDADWHKEQLAELDRSFFNLNEEFKNASFIFKEMPSEKTIEDILPQAGKEAEKDSLLFKEAQTANTSKINLEQKLSSIQTQKEALTEALTNIKIKESELNTILHEKKKQYDDAFKSIPSDIQKENIDDTIEGCNEMIFASDRKISGYEERLKENNDRHTSIKAGLIQRQEQLAKWEKSLLEEEENLKDSFERKGFSSLKELLDSILLEEKIADFEETITKFKEEKITLEHSAAGLEKDIEGKTFIQPEKLEDEIIILQKNLDEEQDRLAEIKSALDKLKDLFERRQSLLNELKQRAEDAQLITELSLSLNGSNKYKLKFDIWMLSAFLREIIVYANTRLERMSGGRYILKLSKELSGNNLSGLDMEIYDAYTGGIRPTASLSGGETFMVSISLALGLADSIQTRSGGIRLDSMFIDEGFGSLDEASLENAISILDEVRGNRMVGIISHVSELKNRIPQKIEIEKTANGSTIKIRG
- the uppP gene encoding undecaprenyl-diphosphatase UppP is translated as MSIFQAIILGAVQGLAEFLPISSSGHLAIVEYFFKQEDLPILFDILLHVATLAAVCTVFAKRIAGLFCVLGRFIIRKSKPEDKDDLMMIAAIIVATAVTGVIGLLLKDWVKAIDIRLIPLFFIITGLLLIASSKIKHNKPAKNVTLLTAAITGLAQGIGVIPGISRSGSTISASLFAGLDREKAGEFSFLLSIPAILAAFILELKSADNLLAGVSPISLIAGMISAFVVGYFSLRFLLKLIKNGKLMYFAFYLIPLGIGLSIYFWGFAG